Proteins encoded in a region of the Pieris brassicae chromosome 3, ilPieBrab1.1, whole genome shotgun sequence genome:
- the LOC123706846 gene encoding TLD domain-containing protein 2 isoform X12 → MLGKLAKKLADKVEKADSLILKIKIKKSKKPAICSSSRRGTLTCLREVLSMSDELRRALYSSSASVDMEFSPPDLIGTSEIFTMEHREKLCSVLPARAQGYMWSLAFSTSQHGFSLASMYRKMQRVDSPVLLVIQDTDNNVFGALTSCALRPSEHFYGTGESLLFSFQRIDEPRTSEKGDDIKDKDNDVKEKKDDGKEEKEESPAPFKTKFKYWGWTGDNMYFIRGSNDNISIGAGDGKFGLWLDGDLYLGRTQRCTTYGNEPLSTREDFIVKIMECWTFI, encoded by the exons ATGCTTGGAAAGTTAGCGAAAAAGCTCGCGGATAAAGTAGAGAAGGCGGATTCGTtgattcttaaaataaaaattaagaaatctaAAAAGCCAGCAATATGCTCTTCTAGTAGAAGGGGCACGTTGACATGTCTTCGTGAG GTACTGTCGATGAGCGATGAGTTACGCCGGGCATTGTATTCGTCGAGTGCCTCTGTTGACATGGAGTTTTCGCCACCAGATCTCATTGGTACATCAGAGATCTTCACCATGGAGCACAG AGAGAAGCTATGCAGCGTGTTACCGGCGCGTGCGCAGGGATACATGTGGTCATTGGCATTTAGTACCAGCCAACATGGGTTTTCACTTGCCTCCATGTACCGTAAAATGCAGAGAGTTGACAGCCCCGTCTTACTTGTCATTCAGGACACCGATAATAAT GTATTCGGAGCGTTGACATCATGTGCGTTGCGTCCTTCAGAGCATTTCTACGGAACTGGGGAGTCTCTGCTGTTCTCTTTCCAACGAATCGATGAGCCACGCACTTCCGAGAAGGGAGATGACATCAAGGACAAAGATAATGATGTTAAAGAGAAGAAAGATGATGGGAAAGAAGAGAAGGAAG aatcaCCCGCAccattcaaaactaaattcAAATACTGGGGTTGGACCGGAGACAATATGTACTTTATACGTGGGAGCAACGATAACATATCTATTGGCGCTGGAGA CGGCAAGTTCGGCTTGTGGCTGGACGGAGACCTGTACTTGGGCCGCACTCAGCGCTGTACGACATACGGTAACGAGCCACTCAGCACACGCGAGGACTTCATCGTCAAAATCATGGAGTGTTGGACCTTCATCTGA
- the LOC123706848 gene encoding prenylated Rab acceptor protein 1 isoform X1, whose translation MSENVNIDLAGEINATTEKRGFQKYVNDLDLLLQHVRSGAAPTLVMGVLSSRRPWTQFVATDNFKAPASIPRLSRRFYRNIEHFQANYLMIFLGLFAYCLITTPLLLIAMAASFFGYKKLTSGPNTWKPKIGNWELTKTQQYVAAVSCSTLIMWLAGAGAVLFWVLGATVTVVALHASFFDAETLALSDDPDQFPMIEQV comes from the exons ATGTCTGAAAACGTTAATATAGATTTAGCTGGAGAAATTAACGCTACAACAGAAAAAAGGGGATTTCAAAAGTATGTCAATGATTTGGATTT ACTACTCCAACATGTGCGGAGTGGAGCAGCACCAACATTGGTGATGGGAGTTCTATCTTCTCGACGGCCATGGACCCAATTTGTAGCTACTGATAATTTCAAA GCACCTGCTTCAATTCCAAGATTATCTCGTAGATTTTACAGAAACATTGAACATTTTCaagcaaattatttaatgatattcCTGGGACTTTTTGCATATTGCTT AATAACAACACCATTGTTGTTGATTGCAATGGCTGCTAGTTTTTTTGGATATAAGAAACTCACATCAGGACCCAATACTTGGAAA CCTAAA ATTGGCAATTGGGAACTCACAAAAACACAGCAATATGTTGCAGCTGTAAGCTGTTCTACCCTTATTATGTGGCTAGCAGGAGCTGGTGCAGTTCTCTTTTGGGTTCtag GTGCAACTGTAACTGTTGTGGCTCTGCATGCAAGTTTCTTTGATGCTGAAACTTTAGCTTTATCCGACGACCCTGATCAGTTTCCTATGATAGAGCAAGTTTGA
- the LOC123706848 gene encoding prenylated Rab acceptor protein 1 isoform X3, producing the protein MSENVNIDLAGEINATTEKRGFQKLLQHVRSGAAPTLVMGVLSSRRPWTQFVATDNFKAPASIPRLSRRFYRNIEHFQANYLMIFLGLFAYCLITTPLLLIAMAASFFGYKKLTSGPNTWKPKIGNWELTKTQQYVAAVSCSTLIMWLAGAGAVLFWVLGATVTVVALHASFFDAETLALSDDPDQFPMIEQV; encoded by the exons ATGTCTGAAAACGTTAATATAGATTTAGCTGGAGAAATTAACGCTACAACAGAAAAAAGGGGATTTCAAAA ACTACTCCAACATGTGCGGAGTGGAGCAGCACCAACATTGGTGATGGGAGTTCTATCTTCTCGACGGCCATGGACCCAATTTGTAGCTACTGATAATTTCAAA GCACCTGCTTCAATTCCAAGATTATCTCGTAGATTTTACAGAAACATTGAACATTTTCaagcaaattatttaatgatattcCTGGGACTTTTTGCATATTGCTT AATAACAACACCATTGTTGTTGATTGCAATGGCTGCTAGTTTTTTTGGATATAAGAAACTCACATCAGGACCCAATACTTGGAAA CCTAAA ATTGGCAATTGGGAACTCACAAAAACACAGCAATATGTTGCAGCTGTAAGCTGTTCTACCCTTATTATGTGGCTAGCAGGAGCTGGTGCAGTTCTCTTTTGGGTTCtag GTGCAACTGTAACTGTTGTGGCTCTGCATGCAAGTTTCTTTGATGCTGAAACTTTAGCTTTATCCGACGACCCTGATCAGTTTCCTATGATAGAGCAAGTTTGA
- the LOC123706846 gene encoding TLD domain-containing protein 2 isoform X13: MQTIKWIEMVRLGPTSPDKPPTYDEKVLSMSDELRRALYSSSASVDMEFSPPDLIGTSEIFTMEHREKLCSVLPARAQGYMWSLAFSTSQHGFSLASMYRKMQRVDSPVLLVIQDTDNNVFGALTSCALRPSEHFYGTGESLLFSFQRIDEPRTSEKGDDIKDKDNDVKEKKDDGKEEKEESPAPFKTKFKYWGWTGDNMYFIRGSNDNISIGAGDGKFGLWLDGDLYLGRTQRCTTYGNEPLSTREDFIVKIMECWTFI; encoded by the exons ATGCAGACTATAAAATGGATAGAGATGGTGCGGCTCGGGCCGACATCGCCAGATAAGCCGCCCACGTACGACGAAAAG GTACTGTCGATGAGCGATGAGTTACGCCGGGCATTGTATTCGTCGAGTGCCTCTGTTGACATGGAGTTTTCGCCACCAGATCTCATTGGTACATCAGAGATCTTCACCATGGAGCACAG AGAGAAGCTATGCAGCGTGTTACCGGCGCGTGCGCAGGGATACATGTGGTCATTGGCATTTAGTACCAGCCAACATGGGTTTTCACTTGCCTCCATGTACCGTAAAATGCAGAGAGTTGACAGCCCCGTCTTACTTGTCATTCAGGACACCGATAATAAT GTATTCGGAGCGTTGACATCATGTGCGTTGCGTCCTTCAGAGCATTTCTACGGAACTGGGGAGTCTCTGCTGTTCTCTTTCCAACGAATCGATGAGCCACGCACTTCCGAGAAGGGAGATGACATCAAGGACAAAGATAATGATGTTAAAGAGAAGAAAGATGATGGGAAAGAAGAGAAGGAAG aatcaCCCGCAccattcaaaactaaattcAAATACTGGGGTTGGACCGGAGACAATATGTACTTTATACGTGGGAGCAACGATAACATATCTATTGGCGCTGGAGA CGGCAAGTTCGGCTTGTGGCTGGACGGAGACCTGTACTTGGGCCGCACTCAGCGCTGTACGACATACGGTAACGAGCCACTCAGCACACGCGAGGACTTCATCGTCAAAATCATGGAGTGTTGGACCTTCATCTGA
- the LOC123706847 gene encoding transcription factor E2F7-like produces the protein MYEDDNITSTPKRCALSEVTNSSNYVSPTANLKLLTNVALQYPTPPPSTVHRKEKSLQILCDKFLDLFPLYGNGPVELQLDGTAARLGVEKRRMYDIINILEAMQCAIHKRKNTYLWHGASRLHSFLKMLKKQGENLRLSEVLRGKAPKPPAPKHKTLGVLAQRFLMLFLVEPPNRLINLEMAVSVLIDTNSKNKSIISPEQMDRQHKSKVRRLYDIANVLISIGLIEKVNGNSILKKPVFRYVGVKMKKLEKNLLTPSPITPITTLHGSQQLAPCHVFAGKSKRKLEFTTPTTSIEKLGITTPPHTPSHKWDEILLVADMELSRINNSVTL, from the exons ATGTATGAAGATGATAATATAACTTCTACTCCTAAACGTTGCGCGCTGAGTGAAGTCACTAATTCTTCGAATTATGTTTCTCCAACGGCGAACTTAAAACTTCTGACTAATGTGGCTTTACAATATCCCACGCCGCCACCAAGTACAGTTCACCGGAAGGAAAAGTCCCTGCAGATATTATGTGACAA atttttagatCTTTTTCCACTTTATGGAAATGGTCCTGTAGAACTGCAACTAGATGGCACTGCCGCTCGTTTAGGTGTAGAAAAACGGCGCATGTatgacattattaatatattggaAGCTATGCAATGTGCAATACACAAAAGAAAGAATACTTATCTTTGGCATGGAGCATCAAGATTACATTCTTTTTTAAAGATGTTAAAAAAGCAAGGAGAAAATTTAAGACTGTCTGAAGTGCTTCGAGGAAAGGCTCCCAAGCCACCGGCACCAAAACATAAGACTCTGGGTGTCTTAGCTCAAAGATTCCTCATGCTCTTCTTGGTAGAGCCACCT AATAGACTGATTAATTTAGAAATGGCTGTAAGTGTTCTCATAGacacaaattcaaaaaataagtcTATTATATCCCCTGAGCAAATGGATCGACAACATAAGTCCAAAGTAAGGAGACTCTATGATATTGCTAATGTTCTTATTTCAATTGGTCTCATAGAAAAAGTTAATGGTAATTCAATATTGAAAAAGCCTGTCTTCAGATATGTAGGggttaaaatgaaaaaacttGAGAAAAACTTACTTACCCCATCTCCAATTACTCCCATCACTACCTTGCATGGTTCTCAGCAGCTTGCTCCATGTCATGTGTTTGCTGGTAAGTCCAAAAGAAAGTTGGAATTTACTACACCAACAACTAGTATTGAAAAGCTTGGTATAACAACACCTCCACACACCCCTTCCCATAAATGGGATGAAATTCTACTTGTTGCTGATATGGAATTAAGTAGAATCAATAACTCAGTAACTTTGTAA
- the LOC123706848 gene encoding prenylated Rab acceptor protein 1 isoform X2: MSENVNIDLAGEINATTEKRGFQKYVNDLDLLLQHVRSGAAPTLVMGVLSSRRPWTQFVATDNFKAPASIPRLSRRFYRNIEHFQANYLMIFLGLFAYCLITTPLLLIAMAASFFGYKKLTSGPNTWKIGNWELTKTQQYVAAVSCSTLIMWLAGAGAVLFWVLGATVTVVALHASFFDAETLALSDDPDQFPMIEQV; encoded by the exons ATGTCTGAAAACGTTAATATAGATTTAGCTGGAGAAATTAACGCTACAACAGAAAAAAGGGGATTTCAAAAGTATGTCAATGATTTGGATTT ACTACTCCAACATGTGCGGAGTGGAGCAGCACCAACATTGGTGATGGGAGTTCTATCTTCTCGACGGCCATGGACCCAATTTGTAGCTACTGATAATTTCAAA GCACCTGCTTCAATTCCAAGATTATCTCGTAGATTTTACAGAAACATTGAACATTTTCaagcaaattatttaatgatattcCTGGGACTTTTTGCATATTGCTT AATAACAACACCATTGTTGTTGATTGCAATGGCTGCTAGTTTTTTTGGATATAAGAAACTCACATCAGGACCCAATACTTGGAAA ATTGGCAATTGGGAACTCACAAAAACACAGCAATATGTTGCAGCTGTAAGCTGTTCTACCCTTATTATGTGGCTAGCAGGAGCTGGTGCAGTTCTCTTTTGGGTTCtag GTGCAACTGTAACTGTTGTGGCTCTGCATGCAAGTTTCTTTGATGCTGAAACTTTAGCTTTATCCGACGACCCTGATCAGTTTCCTATGATAGAGCAAGTTTGA